One window of uncultured Trichococcus sp. genomic DNA carries:
- a CDS encoding YfhO family protein has translation MLKRFTTLSPQKNMLFLSFLLPLFVLMVIYATMGVYPFGNNTLLTVDLGQQYVDFFSYYRTTLLSDPSAVFFSFTKSFGGEMLGLWAYYLMSPFNLIFLLFPQSQLPLAVTLLILVKVSASGLTFAHLLISRFGGKGLLVPAFALSYALMGYVIVNQLNVMWLDGLVFLPLIILGLEKLLSGESGLSYSFFLGVMLISNYYIGFMICVFLVFYSIFAYSRQEVAGPIGLKTHLRHFFIQSARFIGYSLLGAGFGSVLLIPTFYSLLGSKASYANSLIDWSFAYDPFEVVSKFYIGAFNFDQMPSGHPNLFIGTVALTAYIYYFVHPAFSKKERFTSFALTVLFFLAMNVQFLNKIWHAGQYPIWYPYRFSFTVCFFFLLNGFRALRSYRPFPFALACCLLIANAATAIYVLKKDFEFLEPVQVLITAIISVLVLVLLMLRDQPRKWLTYALLFVVTAEMTANAAIDLFRLGYVKQDEFADYQTNLNTMLADVRTPADTFYRIEKTFQRSKNDSFQANYAGINHFSSTFEKEIPALFGSLGFPDGNGFIVYSTGTLFTDALFGVKYFIQDKKLPETFYDLTDGVYRLNRNSTRPDLTQYNLFSETDRSSTYENPYVLSLAFGVSDSVLDLEPIEDQPILMQEQLLDAFNNQESIVPYFSLRPFDSNVFQNVTSAAKDAQNTTYYRSVDGAISRIEFQFTPASDNPYYLILDAGIDDDNATLYVNNVKLDYYTTYRNDQVINIASNQQGENITFTIELLEDSIRVQDLKLYELNKALFEETISGRQAEGMTIDSFSQTHITGSVTIAAEDEVLLMTIPYSEGWKATIDGETAETTTALNGLLAVPISPGKHTIALTYRTPYLMTGLSITGASITGGLLLKKYRKKK, from the coding sequence TGGGCGTATTATCTGATGAGTCCGTTCAACCTCATTTTTCTGCTGTTTCCGCAGTCCCAGTTGCCTTTGGCGGTGACGCTCTTGATCCTGGTGAAGGTTTCGGCTTCAGGTTTGACTTTTGCTCATCTGCTGATTTCCCGTTTCGGGGGCAAAGGCTTGTTGGTTCCGGCCTTCGCCTTGAGTTATGCCTTGATGGGTTACGTCATCGTCAACCAATTGAATGTCATGTGGCTGGACGGGCTCGTCTTCCTGCCCCTGATCATTCTGGGCCTGGAAAAACTGCTGTCGGGTGAGAGCGGTCTTTCCTACAGCTTCTTTCTCGGAGTGATGCTGATTTCCAATTATTACATCGGCTTCATGATCTGTGTTTTTTTGGTCTTCTATTCCATTTTTGCATATTCCAGACAAGAAGTTGCCGGTCCAATCGGCCTGAAAACGCATCTGAGGCACTTCTTCATCCAATCGGCCCGTTTCATCGGCTATTCTTTGCTGGGGGCTGGCTTTGGCTCCGTTTTGCTGATCCCCACTTTTTACTCGCTTTTGGGCAGCAAAGCAAGCTATGCCAACAGCCTGATCGATTGGAGTTTCGCCTATGATCCTTTTGAAGTCGTTTCGAAGTTTTACATCGGTGCGTTCAATTTCGATCAGATGCCAAGCGGACATCCGAACCTCTTCATCGGCACTGTCGCTTTGACTGCGTACATCTATTATTTTGTTCATCCCGCCTTCTCAAAAAAAGAACGATTCACCTCGTTTGCGCTGACCGTCCTCTTTTTTTTGGCGATGAATGTCCAGTTTCTTAACAAAATCTGGCATGCCGGACAATATCCGATCTGGTACCCTTACCGTTTTTCGTTCACTGTTTGTTTCTTTTTCCTGTTGAACGGCTTCCGGGCCTTGCGCTCCTATCGCCCGTTTCCCTTTGCGCTGGCGTGCTGTCTTTTGATCGCGAATGCAGCCACCGCCATCTACGTCCTGAAAAAGGATTTTGAATTTCTTGAGCCAGTCCAAGTATTGATAACGGCAATCATTTCTGTCCTTGTGTTGGTGTTGCTGATGCTCAGGGATCAGCCCAGAAAATGGCTGACCTACGCTTTGCTTTTCGTGGTCACCGCAGAGATGACGGCGAATGCAGCCATCGACCTGTTTCGGTTGGGCTACGTCAAGCAGGACGAATTCGCCGATTATCAAACGAATCTGAATACGATGCTGGCTGATGTGCGGACACCTGCAGACACGTTCTACCGGATCGAAAAAACGTTCCAACGCTCCAAAAACGACAGTTTCCAAGCCAATTATGCTGGAATCAATCACTTCAGTTCCACTTTCGAAAAGGAGATCCCCGCCTTGTTCGGATCACTGGGCTTTCCGGACGGGAACGGCTTTATCGTATATTCAACCGGGACTTTGTTTACGGATGCGCTTTTCGGCGTGAAGTATTTCATCCAGGACAAAAAGTTGCCGGAAACCTTTTATGACCTCACTGACGGCGTGTACCGATTGAACCGCAACTCCACCCGTCCGGACCTGACCCAGTACAATCTTTTTTCCGAAACGGACAGATCCTCCACCTACGAAAATCCCTATGTGTTGTCATTGGCATTCGGGGTTTCCGACAGTGTATTGGATCTCGAGCCGATCGAGGATCAGCCCATATTGATGCAGGAGCAGCTATTGGATGCCTTCAACAATCAGGAAAGCATCGTACCTTACTTCTCCTTGCGTCCGTTCGATTCCAACGTCTTCCAGAATGTCACATCCGCTGCTAAGGATGCCCAGAACACAACCTATTACCGGTCTGTTGATGGGGCAATCTCCAGGATTGAATTCCAGTTTACGCCTGCCAGCGACAATCCGTATTATCTGATTCTGGATGCCGGCATCGACGACGATAACGCAACCCTTTATGTGAACAATGTGAAACTGGATTATTATACGACTTACCGCAATGACCAAGTCATCAACATCGCAAGCAACCAGCAAGGTGAGAACATCACCTTCACGATCGAACTGCTGGAGGACTCGATACGTGTTCAGGATCTGAAACTTTACGAACTGAACAAAGCGTTGTTCGAGGAGACCATTTCCGGGCGGCAAGCGGAAGGCATGACGATCGACTCATTCAGCCAGACCCACATCACAGGATCGGTCACGATTGCGGCTGAAGATGAGGTTCTGCTGATGACGATCCCCTACAGCGAAGGCTGGAAAGCGACGATTGATGGCGAAACGGCCGAAACAACAACCGCTCTGAATGGCTTGCTGGCGGTGCCGATCAGCCCGGGCAAACATACCATCGCATTGACGTACCGCACCCCCTACCTGATGACCGGGCTGTCAATAACGGGTGCATCAATCACCGGTGGGTTATTATTGAAGAAATATCGCAAAAAGAAATGA